The following proteins are encoded in a genomic region of Leifsonia psychrotolerans:
- a CDS encoding DivIVA domain-containing protein, with protein sequence MATDEGDFTQAFRGYDKDEVDKALQGLRRDLIQANAQSTEAGKEIKRLSARIDELNAEIEEVGSPTFSGLGTKLENTLRVAEEQSTRVIAQADIDADKLRASVEGEVQALRRDATEHAERTLSDATIKARRILEDARAEADDLVARAQEERELITQDAAHEAAFTRGAVATEAAELRATVKREVAAIRSDAEREAAEVRVVAQREATEAREIAAGLTSETELTRAEVAHELDQKRADLTRETEQTRIDLAAETEQARVDLERETASSRIALAQEIEDARADLAAELEQARTELAREIEQARIDLDVRSDQAHTDLARELDRKRAAVTHELGLARADLAAEVQQSRADLARGTEQARADFEAESEQARIDLENHLTAARKKGEHEAARQKREIEQARADFEVELKARRDEAEKDLLARHQEAVSQTQKFQADATNQLTETSNRTVELRALNEQLDTVARDEAKAQKQAAEDQAERIVQDAQDKASALVADAEDRTHAIVADADARLAQIRIERDAVAGYFESLRGVLTQAEKVASDTE encoded by the coding sequence GTGGCGACCGACGAAGGTGACTTCACTCAGGCCTTTCGCGGCTATGACAAGGACGAGGTTGACAAGGCCCTGCAGGGCCTGCGCCGCGATCTGATTCAGGCCAACGCACAAAGCACCGAGGCCGGCAAAGAGATCAAGCGTCTTTCCGCCCGAATCGACGAGCTCAACGCCGAGATCGAAGAAGTCGGAAGCCCCACATTTTCGGGTCTCGGCACAAAACTTGAAAACACACTGCGGGTCGCTGAAGAGCAGTCAACCCGCGTGATCGCCCAGGCCGACATCGACGCAGACAAGCTGCGCGCCTCCGTCGAGGGCGAGGTGCAGGCTCTCCGTCGCGATGCCACCGAGCACGCCGAGCGCACACTGTCTGACGCAACCATCAAGGCCCGACGGATCCTGGAAGACGCCCGAGCTGAGGCTGATGATCTGGTCGCACGCGCTCAGGAAGAGCGTGAACTGATCACGCAGGATGCCGCGCATGAGGCAGCCTTCACCCGCGGTGCCGTTGCGACGGAAGCCGCCGAATTGCGCGCAACAGTAAAGCGTGAAGTTGCTGCCATCCGTTCCGACGCCGAACGGGAAGCCGCCGAAGTCCGAGTCGTTGCCCAGCGTGAAGCCACCGAGGCTCGCGAAATTGCGGCAGGACTTACGAGTGAAACAGAGCTCACCCGTGCCGAGGTCGCCCATGAACTTGATCAGAAGCGTGCAGATCTGACTCGCGAAACCGAGCAGACTCGCATCGACCTCGCCGCCGAAACCGAACAGGCCCGCGTGGATCTTGAGCGCGAGACGGCATCCAGTCGAATCGCCCTGGCCCAGGAGATCGAAGATGCACGCGCCGATCTCGCCGCAGAGCTCGAGCAGGCGCGCACTGAGCTTGCACGCGAGATCGAACAGGCTCGCATCGACCTCGACGTGCGGAGCGACCAGGCTCACACCGATCTGGCCCGTGAACTCGACCGCAAACGTGCCGCGGTGACCCACGAGCTCGGTCTCGCTCGGGCAGATCTCGCCGCCGAGGTGCAGCAGTCCAGAGCCGACCTTGCCCGGGGCACGGAGCAGGCCCGGGCCGACTTCGAGGCCGAGAGCGAACAGGCTCGAATCGATCTTGAGAATCACCTCACCGCAGCTCGCAAGAAGGGCGAGCACGAGGCTGCCCGGCAGAAGCGTGAAATCGAACAGGCCCGTGCCGACTTCGAGGTCGAGTTGAAGGCGCGCCGTGACGAGGCAGAGAAGGACTTGCTTGCCCGTCACCAGGAAGCCGTTTCACAGACGCAGAAGTTCCAAGCGGATGCCACGAACCAGCTGACTGAGACGTCGAATCGAACCGTTGAACTGCGTGCGCTCAATGAGCAACTCGACACGGTTGCCCGCGACGAAGCCAAGGCCCAGAAGCAGGCCGCAGAAGACCAGGCCGAGCGGATCGTGCAGGACGCTCAAGACAAGGCGAGCGCGCTCGTTGCGGATGCGGAGGACCGCACTCACGCGATCGTGGCCGACGCAGATGCCCGACTCGCCCAGATTCGTATTGAACGCGATGCCGTCGCCGGCTACTTCGAGAGCCTGCGTGGAGTTCTGACGCAAGCCGAGAAGGTCGCCTCCGATACCGAATAG
- a CDS encoding AI-2E family transporter, with product MKIHNAFRLGLIGTLGVGVGLLIISSVITLQTIITYIGAALFLSLGLDPAVSWLEKKKFPRWAAILTVLVGVLGVLTGVVFAIIPIVVDQVAKLSKIIPQLIDGINTSTLIDDLQQQFPALKIDKIASSITDYLGGNLTSITSTIVQSGLAVVSGLFGGLIILILTLYFTASLGSLKRATYQLVPASKRERFADLSEQITTAVGRYVVGQAALAACNGVLSFIFLSIIGAPFPALLAFIAFLLSLIPLVGTITGSVIIVLTCLIPGIGSSPLTALVAAIYYLVYMQVEAYVLSPNIMNRAVAVPGALVVIAALAGGSLLGLLGALIAIPVAASVLMIIKQVVVPRQNEL from the coding sequence GTGAAGATCCACAACGCGTTTCGCTTGGGGCTGATCGGCACGCTCGGCGTCGGCGTCGGCCTGCTCATCATCAGCTCGGTGATCACCCTGCAAACGATCATCACGTACATCGGCGCAGCGCTGTTCCTCTCCTTAGGACTCGACCCGGCAGTATCGTGGCTCGAGAAGAAGAAGTTCCCGCGCTGGGCCGCCATCTTGACCGTGTTGGTGGGAGTACTGGGGGTACTCACCGGCGTCGTCTTCGCGATCATTCCGATCGTCGTCGACCAGGTCGCCAAGCTCTCAAAAATCATTCCTCAGCTGATCGACGGCATCAATACGTCGACACTGATCGATGATCTGCAACAGCAGTTCCCGGCCCTCAAGATCGACAAGATTGCTTCCTCGATCACCGACTACCTCGGAGGCAATCTCACCAGCATCACCTCCACCATCGTGCAATCGGGCCTCGCCGTCGTCAGCGGACTTTTCGGTGGCCTGATCATCCTCATTCTCACGCTCTACTTCACGGCATCCCTCGGAAGCCTCAAACGCGCGACGTACCAGCTTGTACCCGCATCAAAGCGTGAGCGTTTCGCGGACCTGAGCGAGCAAATCACGACGGCCGTCGGCCGTTATGTGGTCGGCCAGGCGGCACTCGCCGCCTGCAACGGCGTGCTCAGCTTCATCTTTCTCTCGATCATCGGGGCTCCATTCCCGGCCCTGCTCGCGTTCATCGCGTTCCTGCTGTCGCTCATTCCGCTGGTGGGTACCATCACGGGTTCGGTGATCATCGTGCTGACCTGTTTAATTCCGGGCATCGGAAGTTCACCGCTCACCGCGCTCGTCGCCGCAATCTACTATCTCGTGTACATGCAGGTCGAAGCATACGTTCTCAGCCCGAACATCATGAACCGGGCGGTTGCGGTGCCGGGCGCACTCGTCGTGATCGCAGCGTTGGCCGGAGGGAGCCTGCTGGGCCTTCTCGGAGCGCTCATCGCGATTCCGGTCGCCGCATCGGTGCTCATGATCATCAAGCAGGTTGTGGTCCCCCGCCAGAACGAACTCTAA
- a CDS encoding alpha/beta hydrolase, whose amino-acid sequence MEHDTVEVRGGVELPALREHIELHTSDGVTLVGELATPRDRVPVATLVTLHPLPTAGGFMDSHILRKASGRLPALADIAVLRFNTRGTSSPRGTSGGTFGAGVTERADVAAAMDFVRARSLPNPWLVGWSFGTELAIKYGLEHPIRGAILLSPPLHRATDAELAAWAGDSRRLVALIPEHDDYLQPAEARERFRSVPDATLIAVDGGKHLWVGENQTRRVLNEIVAVVNPAAAPLPTVWTAP is encoded by the coding sequence ATGGAGCACGACACCGTCGAGGTCCGCGGAGGCGTCGAACTGCCGGCCCTGCGCGAGCACATTGAACTGCACACGAGTGACGGAGTGACTCTCGTGGGCGAACTGGCGACGCCCCGTGATCGTGTGCCGGTCGCAACCCTCGTGACCCTGCATCCTCTGCCCACCGCGGGCGGTTTCATGGACTCGCACATTCTGCGCAAGGCATCGGGACGGCTTCCCGCTCTCGCCGACATCGCCGTGCTGCGGTTCAATACGCGTGGAACCAGTTCGCCGCGCGGCACGAGTGGCGGCACGTTCGGTGCGGGTGTCACCGAACGTGCCGATGTTGCCGCGGCAATGGACTTCGTCAGGGCACGGTCATTGCCGAATCCGTGGCTCGTCGGTTGGTCGTTCGGCACGGAATTGGCCATCAAATACGGGCTCGAGCATCCGATCAGGGGCGCCATCCTGCTCTCCCCTCCGCTGCACCGGGCCACGGATGCCGAGTTGGCGGCGTGGGCCGGTGACTCTCGCCGTCTCGTCGCGCTGATCCCAGAACATGACGACTATCTGCAGCCGGCCGAGGCGCGCGAGCGTTTCAGGAGCGTTCCCGACGCCACGTTGATCGCCGTCGATGGTGGCAAACACCTCTGGGTGGGCGAGAACCAGACTCGCCGCGTGCTCAACGAAATCGTCGCGGTTGTCAACCCCGCGGCGGCGCCGTTGCCCACGGTGTGGACGGCGCCGTAG
- a CDS encoding lytic transglycosylase domain-containing protein, which translates to MYRPPSRSRAALFVFAFTAASSFILVNVVDPYSGATASPYYQAPSDRFGGLNEQSIVVASTFNHTITRDTFRSEAAPPPPPPPVAETARFSAPAAAIPDPGSAQAYAAGAVSARGWGTEQFDCLVSLWSRESGWRVNAMNGSSGAYGIPQALPGSKMASAGSDWETNAATQIEWGLGYIGGRYGSPCGAWAHSEDAGWY; encoded by the coding sequence ATGTACCGACCCCCTTCGCGTAGCCGCGCCGCTCTGTTCGTGTTCGCGTTCACTGCCGCGTCAAGCTTCATCCTCGTGAACGTCGTCGATCCGTATTCTGGCGCAACCGCTTCCCCGTATTACCAAGCGCCCTCGGATCGCTTTGGCGGGTTGAACGAACAAAGCATTGTCGTTGCGTCGACGTTCAACCACACAATCACCCGGGACACCTTCCGCTCGGAGGCCGCACCCCCGCCCCCGCCTCCTCCCGTCGCCGAAACCGCCCGCTTCAGCGCGCCCGCAGCGGCGATTCCGGATCCAGGCTCAGCACAGGCGTACGCTGCCGGCGCCGTGTCCGCTCGCGGCTGGGGAACCGAGCAGTTCGATTGCCTGGTCTCGCTCTGGAGCCGCGAATCGGGCTGGCGAGTGAACGCAATGAACGGCTCGAGCGGGGCTTACGGCATTCCGCAGGCCTTGCCCGGCTCGAAGATGGCCTCAGCGGGCAGCGACTGGGAGACGAACGCGGCAACCCAGATTGAGTGGGGCCTCGGCTACATCGGCGGTCGCTACGGGAGTCCCTGCGGCGCCTGGGCGCACTCTGAGGATGCGGGCTGGTACTAG
- a CDS encoding DivIVA domain-containing protein: MSTTFPRTGKKTLGYAISQVDDFLASARQAYDAAGPSDTLTAQQIRATAFSMAKNGYSAEHVDAALERLEDAFAARERAGATQAVGEEAWLADAQREAQVLVARLRRPGGKRFARTSFLSIGYNRTDVDRFSSRLVKYFDSDFPLTADDVRGAVFRPQRGGYRENQVDAVLDSVVDVMLAVR; this comes from the coding sequence GTGAGCACTACGTTTCCTCGAACCGGCAAGAAGACCCTCGGCTATGCCATTTCCCAGGTGGACGACTTCCTCGCCTCCGCCCGGCAGGCGTACGACGCTGCAGGCCCGTCCGACACGCTCACGGCGCAGCAGATCCGCGCCACGGCATTCTCGATGGCAAAGAACGGTTACTCCGCCGAGCATGTGGATGCCGCTCTTGAGCGCCTCGAAGACGCGTTTGCGGCCCGCGAACGTGCCGGAGCGACCCAGGCGGTGGGGGAGGAGGCCTGGCTTGCCGACGCGCAGCGTGAGGCCCAGGTTCTCGTGGCCCGCCTTCGCCGACCAGGCGGAAAGCGCTTTGCCCGGACCAGTTTTTTGAGTATTGGCTACAACCGCACCGATGTCGATCGCTTTTCCTCCCGGCTGGTGAAATACTTCGACAGTGATTTTCCGCTCACCGCCGACGATGTTCGGGGCGCAGTCTTTCGCCCACAACGCGGCGGGTACCGCGAAAACCAGGTCGACGCCGTGCTCGACAGCGTCGTGGACGTCATGTTGGCCGTGCGCTGA
- a CDS encoding phosphatidate cytidylyltransferase — translation MVDDPQGGRPHRRGHGVTRAEFRAQVRQKRADVERQVHATRAQIDATNARIEARTGRNLILAILIGLVLGLALVGSLIFIKELFMAFAVVIVGFTAFEFVQALRHAGRNVPPIPVVIAAISVVPAAFYWDAPGQWLTLLGGIAFIALWRVVEMAWPSRRVPPADMLKDIGGGFLVQVYVVFLASFSVLLTTQPGGEWWTLAFILLVVSADTGAYVSGLNFGKHKMAPTISPKKTWEGFLGAVLACLIVGVLLALFMLGEPWWFGLIFGAVMVLTATFGDLAESLIKRDLGIKDMSSWLPGHGGFLDRLDSILPSAAAAYALYLIFA, via the coding sequence ATGGTGGATGATCCGCAGGGGGGCCGACCGCACCGGCGGGGGCATGGCGTCACCCGTGCCGAATTTCGTGCGCAGGTGCGCCAGAAGCGTGCCGACGTGGAGCGTCAGGTGCACGCGACACGCGCGCAGATCGACGCGACGAACGCCCGTATTGAAGCGCGCACCGGCCGTAACCTCATTCTGGCGATTCTGATCGGCCTGGTGCTGGGTCTCGCCCTGGTGGGCAGCCTCATTTTCATCAAGGAACTGTTCATGGCCTTTGCGGTCGTGATCGTTGGGTTTACGGCGTTTGAATTCGTTCAGGCGCTGCGCCATGCCGGCCGGAACGTGCCGCCTATTCCTGTGGTTATCGCGGCGATCTCCGTGGTCCCGGCCGCGTTCTACTGGGACGCACCGGGACAGTGGCTGACCTTGCTCGGGGGGATCGCCTTCATCGCGCTCTGGCGCGTCGTTGAAATGGCCTGGCCCAGTCGGCGGGTGCCGCCTGCCGACATGTTGAAAGACATCGGCGGCGGATTTCTCGTTCAGGTGTACGTCGTTTTTCTGGCAAGTTTCTCCGTGCTGCTGACGACTCAGCCGGGCGGGGAATGGTGGACCCTGGCGTTTATTCTCCTGGTTGTTTCGGCGGACACCGGCGCCTACGTGAGCGGACTGAATTTCGGCAAACACAAGATGGCGCCGACCATTAGCCCGAAAAAGACCTGGGAAGGCTTTCTGGGCGCGGTGCTCGCGTGCCTGATCGTGGGAGTTCTGCTGGCACTGTTCATGCTGGGCGAGCCGTGGTGGTTCGGGCTGATTTTCGGTGCCGTGATGGTGCTGACCGCGACATTCGGTGATCTTGCAGAATCCCTGATCAAACGTGATCTCGGGATCAAAGACATGAGCTCATGGCTCCCGGGCCACGGGGGGTTCCTCGATCGACTCGATTCGATTCTTCCGTCTGCCGCCGCTGCCTACGCGCTCTACCTGATCTTCGCCTAG
- the frr gene encoding ribosome recycling factor, giving the protein MITDVLSDAAERMTKTLEAAKDDFGTVRTGRANPQLFAKIMVSYYGTPTPLNQLAALQNQEARTLLITPYDKGALRDIEQAIRDTPNLGANVGNDGAIIRASLPELTADRRKEFVKIVRTKGEDAKVSVRNIRRKAKDELDALKSEVGDDEVARAEKELEQITKSHVDSIDDALKRKESELLEL; this is encoded by the coding sequence GTGATTACGGATGTTCTGTCCGACGCCGCCGAGCGTATGACTAAGACGCTCGAAGCCGCCAAAGATGATTTTGGCACTGTGCGCACCGGACGCGCCAACCCCCAACTCTTCGCCAAGATCATGGTGAGCTACTACGGTACGCCGACCCCGCTGAACCAGCTGGCGGCACTGCAGAACCAAGAAGCACGCACGCTTCTCATTACCCCCTACGACAAGGGTGCACTGCGCGATATCGAGCAGGCCATCCGCGACACGCCCAACCTGGGAGCCAACGTCGGCAACGACGGCGCCATCATTCGGGCCAGCCTTCCCGAGCTGACCGCTGATCGCCGCAAAGAGTTCGTGAAGATCGTGCGCACCAAGGGTGAAGACGCCAAGGTGTCCGTGCGCAACATCCGTCGCAAGGCGAAAGATGAGCTTGACGCGTTGAAAAGTGAAGTCGGTGACGACGAGGTGGCGCGCGCTGAGAAAGAGCTGGAGCAGATCACGAAGAGCCACGTTGACAGCATCGACGACGCGTTGAAGCGCAAGGAATCCGAACTCCTCGAGCTCTAG
- the pyrH gene encoding UMP kinase gives MSETIQNQTTTKRRVLLKLSGEAFGGGALGVNPDVVGALAREIAEAAKTVEIAIVVGGGNFFRGAELSQRGMDRGRADYMGMLGTVMNALALQDFLEQAGAETRVQSAIAMTQVAEPYIPRRAERHLEKGRVVIFGAGAGLPYFSTDTVAAQRALEISADVVLVAKNGVDGVYSDDPRTNPDAHKIDAITYQDALQRGLKVVDSTAFSLCMDNGMPMQVFGMAPDGNVTAAILGADLGTLVSN, from the coding sequence ATGTCAGAAACGATCCAGAATCAGACAACCACGAAGCGCAGAGTTCTCCTCAAGCTTTCCGGCGAGGCATTCGGAGGCGGCGCCCTCGGCGTGAATCCCGACGTGGTGGGCGCGCTCGCCCGTGAAATCGCCGAGGCTGCCAAAACAGTAGAGATTGCCATCGTCGTCGGCGGCGGCAATTTCTTCCGCGGCGCCGAACTTTCCCAGCGCGGCATGGATCGCGGTCGTGCCGATTACATGGGAATGCTGGGTACCGTGATGAACGCCCTCGCGCTGCAGGACTTCCTGGAGCAGGCCGGCGCCGAAACTCGTGTGCAGTCGGCCATCGCGATGACCCAGGTGGCTGAGCCGTATATTCCGCGCCGCGCAGAGCGCCACCTGGAGAAGGGTCGCGTTGTTATTTTCGGTGCCGGCGCCGGGCTGCCGTACTTCTCGACCGACACCGTTGCCGCACAGCGCGCGCTCGAAATCTCGGCCGACGTGGTGCTTGTCGCCAAGAACGGCGTTGACGGCGTGTACTCCGACGACCCGCGGACCAACCCTGACGCACACAAGATCGATGCAATCACCTACCAGGATGCCCTCCAACGCGGGCTGAAGGTCGTTGACTCGACCGCTTTCAGCCTGTGCATGGATAACGGCATGCCGATGCAGGTCTTTGGCATGGCACCGGACGGCAACGTCACGGCGGCTATTCTCGGTGCCGACCTCGGCACCCTCGTGTCCAACTAA
- the tsf gene encoding translation elongation factor Ts translates to MASISLADVKALRERLGTGMVDTKNALVEADGDMEKAVEILRLKGAKGNAKRADRSTSEGLVAAKEIGNTATLIELACETDFVAKGDKFVALADKVLDAVAAAAATTLEEALAAPAGAGDVATLINDEAAILGEKIELRRIAAVSGENFAIYLHKTSKDLPPQVGVVVGYTGDDAETARSIAQHISFADPEFLSKDDVPAEAVESERKIVTEISKNEGKPEAALPKIVEGRVNAFFKQVALLEQDYAKDNKQSVSKVLSDAGVTVSGFARFKVGA, encoded by the coding sequence ATGGCAAGCATTAGCCTCGCTGACGTCAAGGCCCTGCGCGAACGCCTCGGCACCGGCATGGTCGACACCAAGAACGCTCTCGTCGAAGCCGATGGCGACATGGAAAAGGCCGTCGAGATCCTGCGTCTTAAGGGTGCAAAGGGCAACGCCAAGCGCGCTGACCGTTCCACCTCTGAGGGACTCGTCGCCGCCAAGGAAATCGGCAACACGGCCACACTGATCGAACTCGCGTGCGAGACCGACTTTGTTGCGAAGGGCGACAAGTTCGTCGCCCTGGCCGACAAGGTTCTGGATGCGGTTGCCGCCGCCGCTGCGACCACACTTGAGGAAGCTCTTGCAGCTCCCGCGGGTGCCGGTGACGTCGCAACGCTCATCAACGACGAGGCCGCAATCCTCGGCGAGAAGATCGAGCTGCGTCGCATCGCAGCCGTTTCGGGTGAGAACTTCGCAATCTACCTGCACAAGACCAGCAAGGACCTGCCCCCGCAGGTCGGCGTTGTGGTCGGCTACACGGGTGACGACGCAGAAACGGCTCGCAGCATCGCGCAGCACATCTCTTTCGCCGACCCCGAGTTCCTGTCGAAGGACGACGTTCCTGCCGAGGCCGTCGAGTCCGAGCGCAAGATCGTCACCGAAATCTCGAAGAACGAAGGCAAGCCCGAAGCGGCACTGCCCAAGATCGTCGAGGGTCGTGTGAACGCCTTCTTCAAGCAGGTCGCACTGCTCGAGCAGGATTACGCCAAGGACAACAAGCAGTCGGTGTCGAAGGTTCTCTCCGATGCAGGCGTTACGGTCTCAGGCTTCGCCCGATTCAAGGTCGGCGCGTAA
- the rpsB gene encoding 30S ribosomal protein S2, producing MAVVTIRQLLDSGVHFGHQTRRWNPKMKRFIFTERSGIYIIDLQQSLAFVDKAYDFVKETVAHGGTILFVGTKKQAQESISEQATRVGQPYVNQRWLGGLLTNFQTVSKRLARMKELEELDFDDTAKSGFTKKELLIKKRELVKLHKSLGGIRNLTKTPSALWVVDTNKEHLAIDEAKKLGIPVIAILDTNCDPDDVQYPIPGNDDAIRSVGLLTRIIADAAAEGLIQRHQKPEEGVEVEPLAAWEAELLQASETTEAESTPAQSSAETAKVADAAVAAVEADFVEGEVAAVVAESAADETK from the coding sequence ATGGCCGTCGTAACAATCCGCCAGCTGCTCGACAGCGGCGTTCACTTCGGGCACCAGACCCGTCGCTGGAACCCGAAGATGAAGCGCTTCATCTTCACCGAGCGTTCGGGCATCTACATCATCGACCTGCAGCAGTCGCTCGCATTCGTCGACAAGGCTTATGACTTCGTCAAGGAGACCGTCGCACACGGCGGAACCATCCTCTTTGTCGGCACCAAGAAGCAGGCACAGGAATCGATCTCGGAGCAGGCGACTCGCGTCGGCCAGCCCTACGTCAACCAGCGCTGGCTCGGTGGCCTCCTCACCAACTTCCAGACCGTGTCGAAGCGTCTCGCTCGCATGAAGGAACTGGAAGAACTGGACTTCGATGACACCGCGAAGAGCGGTTTCACGAAGAAGGAACTGCTCATCAAGAAGCGCGAGCTCGTCAAGCTGCACAAGAGCCTCGGTGGTATCCGCAACCTCACGAAGACGCCGTCGGCGCTGTGGGTTGTCGACACCAACAAGGAGCACCTCGCTATCGACGAAGCCAAGAAGCTTGGTATCCCCGTCATCGCGATCCTCGACACGAACTGCGACCCGGACGACGTCCAGTACCCGATCCCGGGCAACGACGACGCCATCCGTTCGGTCGGCCTGCTGACCCGCATCATTGCGGACGCAGCGGCAGAGGGCCTCATCCAGCGTCACCAGAAGCCTGAAGAGGGCGTCGAGGTTGAGCCGCTGGCTGCCTGGGAAGCAGAGCTTCTCCAGGCCTCAGAGACCACCGAAGCTGAGTCCACCCCGGCCCAGTCCTCCGCCGAGACCGCCAAGGTCGCCGACGCGGCTGTGGCAGCCGTCGAAGCCGACTTCGTCGAAGGCGAAGTTGCCGCGGTTGTTGCAGAGTCCGCCGCTGACGAGACCAAGTAA
- a CDS encoding murein hydrolase activator EnvC family protein, which produces MSTSRIIRSLVVAATIVGLAGASAPPAAPSSSTPRWSWPVQGYSPVIRPFLVPETPYSAGHRGIDLDARSGAVVIAPFVGTVSFAGHVVDRDIVSLSHDGDLVSSFEPVTAVVSVGDQVTTGQPIGTVAAGAHCDSLCLHVGVRLHGEYISPLALIQGIPRAVLLPLQPLQPLRREGGP; this is translated from the coding sequence ATGAGTACATCGCGAATCATTCGATCGTTGGTCGTGGCCGCGACCATTGTCGGCCTCGCCGGCGCGTCAGCCCCACCCGCCGCGCCGAGTTCGTCCACACCGCGCTGGTCCTGGCCGGTGCAGGGGTATTCACCGGTCATCCGGCCGTTCCTGGTGCCCGAAACGCCCTATTCCGCCGGGCACCGCGGTATCGATCTCGACGCCCGCTCCGGGGCCGTCGTGATTGCCCCGTTCGTCGGCACCGTGAGCTTTGCCGGGCACGTTGTCGACCGCGACATCGTCTCGCTCAGTCATGACGGCGATCTGGTCTCCAGCTTCGAGCCCGTCACGGCGGTGGTTTCGGTGGGCGATCAGGTGACGACCGGCCAGCCGATCGGCACTGTCGCGGCGGGCGCCCATTGCGACTCCCTCTGCCTGCACGTCGGGGTGCGGCTCCACGGGGAGTACATTTCGCCCCTCGCCCTGATCCAGGGCATCCCGCGCGCCGTCCTCCTGCCGCTGCAGCCACTACAGCCACTCAGGCGCGAGGGTGGGCCGTGA
- a CDS encoding tyrosine recombinase XerC: MSSEWNEMSVAIDNFLAYLQAERAYSLHTVRAYRSDLTHLREFASARNATAVQELTLDLLRDWVWLGSQSGLSRATLSRRSAAARSFTAWLVTTETLATDPGVRLRSPKPGRPLPRVINRSQMHDLFASLTLRATSADPAALRDLAIIELLYASALRVSELVGLDLSDVDFDRLTVRVTGKGAKERVVPFGVPAQTALVDYLRQARPALTDPTLPTAALFIGARRTRLGVRSVYRLVAGLVSDLPGNGPAGPHALRHTAATHLLDGGADLRAVQELLGHASLGTTQIYTHVSAERLKQSYLTAHPRA, from the coding sequence ATGAGCTCCGAGTGGAATGAAATGTCGGTTGCCATCGACAATTTTCTGGCCTACCTGCAGGCCGAGCGCGCGTACTCCCTGCATACCGTGCGTGCGTATCGCTCTGATCTGACCCATCTTCGTGAATTCGCGTCGGCCCGGAACGCGACTGCTGTGCAGGAGCTCACCCTCGATCTGCTGCGCGACTGGGTGTGGCTGGGCAGCCAATCGGGGTTGTCCCGGGCCACCCTGTCACGCCGTTCCGCGGCGGCGCGGAGCTTCACGGCGTGGCTTGTGACGACAGAAACCCTGGCGACGGATCCGGGCGTTCGATTGCGGTCACCGAAACCGGGTCGACCGCTGCCCCGAGTCATCAATCGCTCGCAGATGCACGATCTCTTCGCATCGCTCACGCTTCGTGCCACGAGTGCAGACCCGGCGGCACTGCGCGACCTGGCCATCATCGAGTTGCTCTACGCCTCGGCGCTGCGCGTCTCCGAGCTCGTTGGCCTCGACCTGAGCGATGTCGACTTCGATCGCCTCACCGTTCGGGTCACCGGCAAGGGGGCCAAAGAACGCGTGGTGCCCTTCGGTGTTCCCGCCCAGACCGCACTCGTCGACTACCTGCGTCAAGCCCGCCCGGCGCTGACCGATCCGACTCTGCCCACCGCGGCACTGTTCATCGGGGCCCGGCGGACCCGACTCGGCGTGCGGTCGGTGTATCGACTCGTCGCGGGGCTGGTGTCTGACCTGCCCGGCAACGGCCCGGCCGGCCCGCACGCGCTGCGGCACACGGCAGCCACTCATCTCCTGGACGGAGGAGCGGACCTGCGTGCGGTTCAAGAACTGCTGGGTCACGCCAGTCTGGGTACGACTCAGATTTATACGCATGTCTCGGCCGAGCGGCTCAAGCAGAGCTATCTCACGGCCCACCCTCGCGCCTGA